A single region of the Vicia villosa cultivar HV-30 ecotype Madison, WI linkage group LG4, Vvil1.0, whole genome shotgun sequence genome encodes:
- the LOC131598082 gene encoding uncharacterized protein LOC131598082 gives MKNEDVENGEINVVKYMQEPFIQKGSDACEDKSVENGSIGMVLLSTFVAVCGSFSFGTCVGYSAPTQAAIREDLNLSLAQFSMFGSLVTIGAMLGAITSGRITDFIGRKGAMRISTGFCIIGWIAVFFSKGSSTLDLGRLFTGYGIGLVSYVVPVYIAEIAPKNLRGMLATTNQLMIVIGSSVSFLLGSVINWRHLALAGLMPCICLLVGLYFIPESPRWLAKVGREKEFQLALRKLRGKDIDISHEAIEIMDNIETLQSLPKVKMLDLLQSKYVRAVVIGVGLMAFQQSVGINGIGFYTAETFVAAGLSSAKSGTVAYACIQVPFTMLGAILMDKSGRKPLITVSASGTFLGCVITGIAFFFKDQSLLLEWVPTLAVTGVLIYVASFAIGLGSVPWVVMSEVFPINVKGIAGSLVVLVAWLGAWVVSYTFNFLMSWSSPGTMFLYAGCSLLTILFVVKVVPETKGKTLEEIQSCIRTKMNPDRYISNVVLPKVANQKNNTFHSHSLEKNSVPFKMRNEDVENGEINVVKYMQEPFIQKGSDACEDKSVENGSIGMVLLSTFVAVCGSFSFGTCVGYSAPTQAAIREDLNLSLAQFSMFGSLVTIGAMLGAITSGRITDFIGRKEAMRISTGFCIIGWLAVFFSKGSCTLDLGRFFTGYGIGVISYVVPVYIAEIAPKNLRGGLATTNQLMIVIGSSVSFLLGSVINWRQLALAGLVPCTCLLVGLCFIPESPRWLAKVGREKEFQLALKKLRGKDVDISNEATEIMDNIQTLQNLPKTKMLDLFQSKYARSVVIGVGLMVFQQSVGINGIGFYTAETFVAAGLSSPESGTIAYASIQVPFTMLGAILMDKSGRKPLITVSASGTFLGCLITGIAFFIKDQSLLLEWVPTLAVAGVLIYIASFSIGLGSVPWVMMSEVFPINVKGIAGSLVVLVAWLGAWVVSFSYTFNFLMSWSSPGTMFLYAGCSLLTILFVAKVVPETKGKTLEEIQACISS, from the exons ATGAAAAATGAGGATGTTGAGAATGGAGAAATTAATGTGGTAAAGTATATGCAAGAGCCATTCATTCAAAAAGGGAGTGATGCTTGTGAAGATAAAAGTGTGGAAAATGGATCCATTGGAATGGTTCTGCTTAGCACATTTGTTGCTGTTTGTGGTTCTTTTTCATTTGGAACTTGT GTGGGTTATTCAGCACCTACTCAAGCTGCTATAAGGGAAGATCTTAATCTATCTCTTGCTCAG TTTTcaatgtttggttctttggtgaCTATTGGTGCAATGCTTGGAGCTATAACAAGTGGCAGAATTACTGATTTCATTGGAAGAAAAGGG GCTATGAGAATTTCAACGGGATTTTGCATTATAGGGTGGATAGCTGTCTTCTTCTCTAAG GGTTCTTCCACGCTTGACTTGGGAAGGTTATTCACCGGATATGGAATTGGACTTGTCTCATACGTG GTTCCGGTATATATAGCAGAAATAGCACCCAAAAATCTTAGAGGAATGCTTGCAACAACAAATCAG CTTATGATTGTTATTGGATCATCAGTGTCATTTTTATTAGGAAGTGTCATAAATTGGAGACATCTAGCACTAGCAG GACTAATGCCTTGCATTTGCTTGTTGGTTGGTTTGTACTTCATTCCTGAGTCTCCTAGATGGCTG gcaaaggttggtcGTGAAAAAGAGTTTCAACTAGCTTTAAGGAAACTTCGTGGTAAAGATATTGATATTTCTCATGAAGCTATTGAAATTATG GATAATATTGAAACTCTTCAAAGCCTTCCTAAGGTTAAGATGTTGGATTTGTTGCAAAGCAAGTATGTGCGCGCTGTAGTT ATTGGTGTTGGACTAATGGCATTTCAACAATCTGTTGGAATTAACGGCATAGGATTCTATACAGCTGAGACTTTTGTTGCAGCAG GGCTTTCTTCAGCAAAATCCGGTACCGTAGCTTATGCTTGTATACAA GTTCCATTTACCATGTTGGGAGCCATTTTGATGGATAAATCTGGAAGAAAACCTCTTATAACA GTTTCTGCAAGTGGAACATTCTTGGGCTGCGTTATTACCGgaattgctttctttttcaaG GATCAAAGCTTATTGCTTGAGTGGGTGCCAACATTAGCAGTTACAGGCGtgttg ATTTACGTAGCATCATTTGCAATTGGTTTGGGATCAGTTCCTTGGGTGGTGATGTCTGAG GTGTTTCCTATAAATGTGAAGGGAATTGCGGGAAGTTTGGTGGTTTTGGTAGCCTGGCTAGGAGCTTGGGTGGTTTCGTATACCTTCAATTTTCTTATGAGTTGGAGTTCTCCTG GTACTATGTTTTTGTATGCTGGATGTTCCCTTTTAACCATTCTATTTGTTGTAAAAGTAGTCCCAGAAACCAAAGGAAAAACATTGGAAGAAATTCAGTCTTGCATTA ggaccaaaatgaaccccgataGATACATATCAAATGTTGTTTTACCTAAAGTAGCAAATCAAAAGAACAACACCTTTCATTCGCATTCGCTGGAGAAGAATAGTGTTCCTTTC AAAATGAGAAATGAGGATGTTGAGAATGGAGAAATTAATGTGGTAAAGTATATGCAAGAGCCATTCATTCAAAAAGGGAGTGATGCATGTGAAGATAAAAGTGTGGAAAATGGATCCATTGGAATGGTTTTGCTCAGCACATTTGTTGCTGTTTGTGGCTCTTTTTCTTTTGGAACTTGT GTGGGTTATTCAGCACCCACTCAAGCCGCTATAAGGGAAGATCTTAATCTTTCTCTTGCTCAG TTTTcaatgtttggttctttggtgaCTATTGGTGCAATGCTTGGAGCTATAACAAGTGGTAGAATTACTGATTTCATTGGAAGAAAAGAG GCTATGAGAATATCAACAGGATTTTGCATTATAGGATGGTTAGCTGTCTTCTTCTCTAAG GGTTCTTGCACACTTGATTTAGGAAGATTTTTTACAGGATATGGAATTGGAGTTATCTCATACGTG GTTCCAGTATATATAGCAGAAATAGCACCAAAAAATCTTCGAGGAGGACTCGCAACAACAAATCAA CTTATGATTGTTATTGGATCATCAGTATCATTTTTATTAGGAAGTGTTATAAATTGGAGACAACTAGCACTAGCAG GACTAGTGCCTTGCACTTGCTTGTTGGTTGGTCTGTGCTTCATTCCCGAGTCTCCTAGATGGCTG GCAAAGGTTGGTCGTGAAAAAGAGTTTCAACTAGCTTTAAAGAAACTTCGGGGTAAAGATGTTGATATTTCTAATGAAGCTACTGAAATTATG GACAATATTCAAACTCTTCAAAATCTTCCTAAGACTAAGATGTTGGATTTGTTCCAAAGCAAATACGCGCGGTCTGTAGTT ATTGGTGTTGGACTAATGGTATTTCAACAATCTGTTGGAATTAATGGTATAGGATTCTATACAGCTGAGACTTTTGTTGCAGCAG GGCTTTCTTCACCAGAATCTGGTACCATAGCTTATGCTAGTATACAA GTTCCATTTACCATGTTGGGCGCAATTTTGATGGATAAATCTGGAAGAAAACCTCTTATAACA GTTTCTGCAAGTGGAACATTCTTAGGCTGCTTAATTACAGGAATTGCTTTCTTTATCAAG GATCAAAGCTTATTGCTTGAGTGGGTGCCAACATTAGCAGTTGCAGGCGtgttg ATTTACATAGCCTCATTTTCAATTGGTTTGGGATCAGTTCCTTGGGTGATGATGTCTG
- the LOC131595519 gene encoding squamosa promoter-binding-like protein 7, whose product MEPQPQPTPPPMDAPDDLSSVWDLSYLLDFNLDDDALLNLNLQNEPPPPPPIPNPNPNPNPPENDKIRKRDPRLTCSNFLAGHVPCACPELDALLEDNGLPGKKRARAARASASARCQVPSCEVDISELKGYHRRHRVCLRCATAVTVLIDGEVKRYCQQCGKFHVLPDFDEGKRSCRRKLERHNTRRRRKPADSASAVDHEVQTVTQNDDANCDGEAGIDYSNLSSENIEKRVSLDHEEEPVAVGSSTPETQNINGESGVSFVASAETQANVGNDVSNLSKSPSYCDNKNDYSSMCQTGRVSFKLYDWNPAEFPRRLRLQIFQWLASMPVELEGYIRPGCTILTVFVAMPNIMWINLLKDPMYYVRDIVAPKKMLSGRGAALIHLNDMIFRVMKDGSSVTKVEVNMQAPKLHYIHPTCFEAGKPMEFFACGSNLLQPKFRLLVSFYGKYMKYEYCVPSPHNWSEDSISCSFDNQLYKIRVPHIEENLMGPAFIEVENESGLSNFIPVLIGDKEICTEMKILQQKQDTSLLSKQFRSASGGSICSSCKAFVHIHASSSDLLVDIAWLLKDPTSENFDRMVSASQIQRYCHLLDFLINNDSTIILGKILQNLIILTESIKSNTNDVDIVQLLKCMHNARDAICQKGGSIVLHSKREGFKPARCCSQDDKLSVDEDNCQGILFNADPELGVPRSLTFDEKNHNTPLLKRDIIMNMEDLPNRRDHRHITRGFLTSRPTIFVLVSVVVCLAVCVSVYHRGRVTELAVSIRRCLFNH is encoded by the exons ATGGAACCCCAACCTCAACCAACTCCTCCTCCGATGGACGCTCCCGACGATCTCTCCTCCGTTTGGGACCTAAGCTACCTCCTCGACTTCAATCTCGACGACGACGCATTACTTAACTTAAACCTCCAAAACGAACCTCCACCTCCCCCTCCAATtccaaaccctaaccctaaccctaaccctCCGGAGAATGACAAGATCCGAAAACGCGACCCGAGACTTACTTGCTCCAACTTCCTCGCGGGTCATGTACCTTGTGCATGCCCCGAACTTGATGCGCTGCTTGAGGATAACGGTTTACCAGGCAAGAAACGCGCTCGAGCTGCGCGTGCGTCTGCATCCGCGCGATGTCAGGTTCCGAGTTGTGAAGTTGATATCTCTGAACTTAAAGGCTATCATCGACGGCATAGGGTTTGTTTGCGATGTGCTACTGCTGTTACTGTTCTTATTGACGGCGAGGTGAAGAGATACTGTCAGCAGTGTGGAAA GTTTCATGTTTTACCGGATTTCGACGAAGGGAAAAGGAGCTGTAGAAGGAAATTGGAGCGGCATAATACTAGGAGGCGGAGAAAGCCTGCTGATTCTGCATCAGCGGTTGATCATGAAGTTCAAACTGTTACTCAGAATGATGATGCCAATTGTGATGGAGAAGCAGGGATAG ATTATTCGAATTTGAGTAGTGAGAATATTGAAAAAAGAGTGTCCTTGGATCATGAAGAAGAACCGGTTGCTGTTGGGTCCTCAACTCCAGAGACCCAGAATATTAATGGGGAGAGTGGCGTGTCCTTTGTTGCTTCTGCTGAAACACAAGCAAATGTTGGAAATGATGTTTCCAATCTTTCCAAATCGCCTTCGTATTGTGACAATAAGAATGATTATTCATCTATG TGCCAAACAGGTCGGGTTTCTTTTAAGCTTTACGATTGGAATCCTGCGGAATTTCCTAGAAGGCTACGGCTCCAA ATATTCCAATGGTTGGCAAGTATGCCTGTGGAGCTGGAGGGATATATCCGCCCTGGGTGTACAATCCTGACAGTATTTGTTGCAATGCCAAATATTATGTGGATCAAT TTACTCAAAGACCCTATGTATTATGTGCGTGATATTGTTGCTCCCAAAAAGATGCTATCTGGAAGAGGCGCCGCTCTAATTCATCTGAATGACATGATCTTCCGTGTTatgaaag ATGGAAGTTCTGTGACAAAAGTCGAGGTAAACATGCAGGCACCTAAGCTTCATTACATTCACCCCACATGCTTTGAAGCAGGAAAACCCATGGAATTTTTTGCTTGTGGAAGTAACTTGCTGCAGCCTAAGTTTCG GCTTCTTGTATCATTTTATGGAAAGTATATGAAGTACGAGTATTGCGTTCCGTCTCCACATAACTGGAGTGAAGACAGTATTTCTTGTTCTTTTGACAATCAGTTATATAAGATACGTGTCCCTCATATTGAGGAAAATCTCATGGGCCCTGCGTTTATTGAG gTTGAGAATGAGTCTGGTTTATCAAACTTTATTCCTGTACTTATTGGGGATAAAGAAATTTGCACTGAAATGAAGATATTGCAACAAAAACAAGATACATCTCTCCTTTCTAAACAATTTCGGTCTGCATCTGGTGGTTCTATTTGTAGCTCATGCAAAGCTTTTGTACATATTCATGCATCGTCATCAGACTTGCTTGTAGATATAGCATGGTTACTTAAGGATCCTACTTCAGAAAATTTTGACAGAATGGTATCTGCTTCACAGATTCAAAGATATTGCCATTTGTTGGATTTTCTAATAAACAATGATTCAACTATCATTTTGGGAAAAATATTgcaaaatttgataattttaacagAAAGCATAAAATCCAATACAAATGATGTTGACATTGTCCAGCTACTGAAATGCATGCATAATGCCAGAGATGCTATTTGTCAGAAAGGTGGAAGTATAGTTTTGCACTCCAAAAGGGAAGGCTTTAAACCTGCCCGGTGCTGTTCTCAAGATGACAAGTTATCAGTTGATGAAGATAATTGTCAG GGTATCCTGTTTAATGCAGATCCAGAATTGGGAGTTCCGAGAAGTCTTACTTTTGATGAAAAAAATCATAACACACCACTTTTGAAAAGGGATATTATAATGAATATGGAAGACTTGCCTAATAGACGCGACCATCGACATATTACCCGGGGATTCTTGACCTCTCGACCGACTATATTTGTACTTGTTTCGGTTGTTGTTTGTCTTGCTGTATGCGTATCCGTCTATCATCGTGGAAGGGTTACCGAGTTAGCAGTATCCATTAGAAGGTGTTTGTTTAACCATTAA